The following are from one region of the Pseudomonadota bacterium genome:
- a CDS encoding FRG domain-containing protein, protein MTVEIITSASQVIGLALDAAMRNDGPQWWRGQAHASWSLRPTIAYHAGGYQAEKNMLAMFRLGAPSRHTTLPTHEDVPGWLFLARHHGLPSRLLDWTESPLVALFFAVYPTDFKNLPDNEDSALWRLSPCKLNKKFLDLEKICLPESPKVVPLFKRALTGEPRTKDAIAAVAAPELDLRMLLQQSRFTIHDTDLPLEQLTAGEGVVQKYVIPATNKMMVRAELEALGMRWSSIFPDSGSLANYVANLKWKDTV, encoded by the coding sequence ATGACCGTTGAGATCATCACGTCAGCTTCCCAGGTCATTGGCCTCGCACTGGATGCTGCCATGCGAAACGACGGTCCACAGTGGTGGCGCGGCCAAGCCCATGCCTCATGGAGCCTGCGTCCAACCATCGCTTATCATGCCGGAGGTTATCAGGCTGAAAAGAACATGCTGGCCATGTTCAGGCTCGGCGCGCCGAGTCGGCACACGACTCTTCCTACACACGAGGACGTTCCTGGTTGGCTGTTCTTGGCACGTCATCACGGTCTCCCATCACGATTGCTAGATTGGACGGAGTCCCCGCTCGTGGCGCTGTTCTTCGCCGTCTATCCAACGGACTTCAAGAATCTTCCCGATAACGAGGATAGCGCCCTATGGCGCCTCAGCCCTTGCAAGCTCAACAAAAAGTTCCTGGACCTTGAGAAGATCTGTCTTCCGGAGAGCCCAAAGGTAGTTCCGCTTTTCAAACGTGCCCTGACCGGTGAGCCCCGAACTAAAGATGCGATTGCGGCCGTCGCAGCACCAGAACTTGATTTACGAATGCTCTTACAACAGTCACGCTTTACCATTCACGATACCGACTTGCCTCTAGAGCAGCTGACGGCTGGCGAGGGCGTAGTGCAGAAGTACGTCATCCCTGCCACGAACAAAATGATGGTCCGCGCAGAACTTGAGGCTCTTGGCATGCGTTGGTCATCGATATTCCCCGACTCGGGTAGCCTGGCGAACTATGTGGCCAACCTCAAGTGGAAGGACACTGTGTAG
- a CDS encoding DUF2339 domain-containing protein, with amino-acid sequence MDRQTTIGRSHDASRFREKRIANIEDRLARIESRLGGTAPQVQAPAQVQAAAPVLTRASKQPETSTPAPLPEPEDHPSLVTSILGWGGAVAFVLAASYLIRLAIDTGWLTPVRQVAFAAIAGLGLIGTGFALRNFDRQYAGLLPAGGIAILFLSIYGGHLYYGFIEMKAATAAVIFVCAVSLWLCRSVQK; translated from the coding sequence ATGGACCGGCAAACAACAATAGGCAGATCACATGATGCCAGCAGATTTCGCGAAAAGCGAATCGCCAACATTGAGGATCGCCTCGCGCGAATCGAGTCGCGGCTTGGGGGAACGGCCCCTCAGGTACAAGCGCCCGCTCAGGTTCAAGCGGCCGCTCCAGTACTGACTCGCGCATCGAAGCAGCCGGAAACCAGTACCCCCGCGCCTCTGCCGGAGCCGGAAGACCACCCATCGCTGGTCACCAGCATTTTGGGTTGGGGCGGAGCGGTCGCATTTGTGCTGGCGGCCTCGTATCTGATTCGTCTGGCGATCGATACCGGATGGCTAACGCCGGTGCGGCAGGTGGCATTTGCAGCGATCGCGGGACTGGGGCTGATCGGTACTGGATTTGCGCTGCGCAATTTCGATCGCCAATACGCGGGGCTCTTGCCGGCGGGAGGCATCGCGATCCTCTTTCTCTCCATCTATGGCGGGCATCTCTACTACGGGTTCATCGAAATGAAGGCTGCCACTGCCGCAGTGATTTTCGTGTGTGCAGTGTCGCTCTGGCTGTGCCGGAGCGTTCAAAAGTGA
- a CDS encoding SDR family oxidoreductase, producing the protein MSSLSGKVDIVTGSSRGIGARIATRLAQAGAGVVVNYAGGRNAAEQVVQSIEAGGGQALAVQGDVSKPQDVRALFDAAVERFGRVHILVNNAGIILYKRLDQTADDEFDRLFAVNVKGVFNALREASRHLEDGGRIINFSSSTTRLMLPTYASYCATKAAVEQLTRIFAKEVGQRGITVNVVSPGPTNTELFTEGKSEADIQRMAAMAALGRIGQPEDIANLVLFLASDEAGWISAQNIGANGGLA; encoded by the coding sequence ATGTCCTCGCTCAGCGGCAAGGTGGATATCGTGACGGGGTCTTCCCGAGGCATCGGCGCGCGAATAGCGACCCGGTTAGCGCAGGCAGGCGCAGGAGTCGTTGTCAACTACGCAGGCGGGCGAAATGCCGCGGAGCAAGTCGTTCAATCCATCGAAGCCGGCGGTGGACAGGCGCTGGCCGTTCAAGGAGACGTGAGCAAGCCGCAGGACGTCCGGGCCTTGTTCGATGCCGCGGTCGAGCGATTCGGTCGCGTTCACATCCTGGTGAATAATGCCGGAATCATCCTTTACAAACGACTCGATCAGACCGCCGACGACGAGTTTGATCGGCTTTTCGCCGTCAACGTCAAGGGCGTCTTCAACGCACTTCGAGAAGCGTCGCGGCATTTGGAAGACGGCGGGCGGATCATCAACTTTTCCTCTTCGACAACCCGGCTCATGCTGCCGACCTATGCGAGCTATTGCGCGACCAAAGCGGCCGTCGAGCAATTGACGCGCATCTTCGCCAAGGAGGTCGGTCAGCGCGGCATCACGGTCAACGTCGTCTCGCCCGGGCCGACCAACACGGAGTTGTTCACCGAGGGCAAGAGCGAAGCGGACATCCAGCGCATGGCGGCGATGGCCGCGCTCGGACGGATCGGCCAACCGGAAGACATCGCCAACCTGGTGCTGTTCCTGGCGAGTGACGAGGCCGGTTGGATCTCCGCGCAGAACATTGGGGCCAACGGCGGGTTGGCCTGA
- a CDS encoding nuclear transport factor 2 family protein, producing MTIASDLLQRHIQTLVEDNAQWQTLIADDLLWELPYAPAIGHPARLSGREEVVRHVTWFLGTVDNFRFFDLKVYALADPEAAVAEVKGEALIKSTGRIYLQDYVVFLRAAGGKIAFLREYFDPVRAAKALGTPILGLES from the coding sequence ATGACGATTGCTTCCGATCTCTTGCAACGACATATCCAGACACTCGTCGAGGACAACGCGCAATGGCAGACACTGATCGCCGATGATCTTTTGTGGGAGCTCCCCTACGCGCCCGCCATCGGCCATCCGGCGCGGCTATCGGGGCGGGAGGAGGTGGTGCGTCACGTAACCTGGTTCCTGGGAACGGTGGACAATTTCCGCTTCTTCGACCTCAAGGTATATGCCTTAGCCGATCCGGAAGCCGCAGTCGCCGAAGTCAAGGGGGAGGCGCTCATCAAGTCTACGGGGCGTATCTACCTCCAGGATTATGTGGTGTTCCTCCGTGCTGCAGGCGGCAAAATCGCGTTCCTACGCGAATATTTCGATCCGGTGCGTGCGGCCAAGGCGCTGGGCACGCCGATCCTTGGGCTCGAATCCTGA